Proteins encoded by one window of Panicum virgatum strain AP13 chromosome 7N, P.virgatum_v5, whole genome shotgun sequence:
- the LOC120683014 gene encoding uncharacterized protein LOC120683014 — translation EHRVSTAYQPQTNGQAETSNKQLKDILKKTVVKGGKDWSKRLDGALWAYRTAHKTPIGTTPYQFVYGKTCHLPVELEHKAYWAMKEMNFDAEAAGIKRRIQISELEELRLKAYNSASIYKERMKRWYDKRLQNKEFKEGDKVLLYNSRFKLFGKGKLQSKWDGPYVVHSVSPTGAVTIMDAKGDQYVVNGQR, via the coding sequence gaacatagagtgtccacggcttatcaaccccaaacaaacggacaagcggaaacttcaaacaagcaattgaaggatattttaaagaagaccgtggtaaaaggaggaaaagattggtcgaagagactagatggtgcactatgggcatatcgtacggcacacaaaaccccgattggtacgactccttatcaatttgtttatggaaaaacatgccacttgccggttgaactagaacataaggcgtattgggcgatgaaggagatgaactttgatgcggaagccgctggaattaaaaggagaattcaaataagcgaattggaggagttaagattgaaagcgtacaatagtgcatcaatttacaaagaaaggatgaagaggtggtacgacaaacgattacaaaacaaggaattcaaagaaggagacaaggtcctactctacaattcaagattcaaactctttggcaaaggaaaattacaaagcaaatgggatggaccatacgtcgtacactcggtttcacccacgggagcggtgacaatcatggatgcgaaaggcgaccagtatgtggtgaacggacagcga